The Achromobacter deleyi genome has a window encoding:
- a CDS encoding dihydroorotase: MRLHIANGRLIDPAHGVDGRHDLYIAQGHVVAVGDAPDGFQADRRLDASGLAVLPGLVDLSARVSQPGAAGLAPAELRAALAGGVTRLVLPPDADAPPDEPTKVEALMRHAQAGQCVVHPLGAMTVGLAGETLTEMALLAQAGCIAFAQGESGIADTRVLWGALRYASGLGHTLWLRPQDPWLARGASAASGAYAERLGLEGLPVQAETVALHTIFELQRATGARVHLTRLSTAAGLDLLRAARREGLPVTADVSANSLHLTDVDIGFFDTNFHLNPPLRGQRDRDAIQAALADGVIDALCSDHTPVDNRGKAQPFAASAPGATGLELLLSLTLKWVRDSRRPLAEALARVTSGPAAVLGRIAPHAAPAGHLGVGAPADLCLADLEAEWLVTPAALQSRSGHTPFAGMMLPGRVRVTVVGGQLAWETPV; encoded by the coding sequence ATGAGGCTGCACATCGCCAATGGCCGGCTGATCGATCCCGCGCATGGGGTGGACGGACGGCATGACCTCTACATCGCCCAGGGCCACGTGGTCGCCGTGGGCGACGCGCCCGACGGCTTTCAGGCCGATCGCCGCCTGGACGCCAGCGGACTGGCGGTGCTGCCGGGCCTGGTCGATCTGTCGGCGCGGGTGTCGCAGCCCGGCGCCGCGGGACTCGCGCCGGCCGAACTGCGCGCCGCGCTGGCCGGCGGCGTGACCCGCCTGGTGCTGCCGCCGGACGCGGATGCGCCGCCGGACGAACCGACCAAGGTGGAAGCGCTGATGCGCCATGCGCAGGCCGGGCAGTGCGTGGTCCATCCGCTGGGCGCGATGACGGTGGGGCTGGCGGGGGAAACGCTGACGGAAATGGCGCTGCTGGCGCAGGCCGGCTGTATCGCCTTTGCGCAGGGCGAATCGGGCATTGCCGACACGCGGGTGCTTTGGGGCGCGCTGCGCTACGCCAGCGGCCTGGGCCATACGCTGTGGCTGCGGCCGCAGGATCCGTGGCTGGCGCGTGGCGCGTCGGCCGCCAGCGGTGCCTATGCCGAACGCCTGGGGCTGGAAGGGCTGCCCGTGCAGGCGGAGACGGTGGCGCTGCACACCATCTTCGAGTTGCAGCGCGCCACCGGCGCCCGTGTGCACCTGACGCGGCTGTCGACGGCCGCGGGGCTGGACCTGCTGCGCGCCGCCAGGCGCGAGGGCTTGCCGGTCACGGCCGACGTGTCCGCCAACAGCCTGCACCTGACCGATGTGGACATCGGTTTCTTCGACACCAATTTCCACCTGAATCCGCCCTTGCGCGGCCAGCGCGACCGCGATGCCATCCAGGCGGCCCTGGCCGATGGCGTGATCGACGCCCTGTGCTCCGATCACACCCCGGTGGACAACCGCGGCAAGGCCCAGCCGTTTGCGGCCTCCGCGCCGGGCGCGACGGGGCTGGAGCTGCTGCTGTCCTTGACCTTGAAGTGGGTGCGCGACAGCCGCCGCCCGCTGGCCGAAGCGCTGGCGCGGGTAACGTCCGGCCCGGCGGCAGTGCTGGGCAGGATCGCGCCGCACGCCGCGCCCGCCGGGCACCTGGGCGTGGGCGCGCCCGCGGACCTGTGCCTGGCCGACCTGGAAGCCGAATGGCTGGTGACCCCCGCAGCGCTTCAGAGCCGCAGCGGCCACACCCCTTTCGCGGGTATGATGCTGCCCGGCCGTGTACGCGTCACCGTGGTCGGTGGCCAACTGGCCTGGGAGACTCCAGTTTGA
- the aroE gene encoding shikimate dehydrogenase codes for MTEANSLARYAVIGNPIAHSRSPQIHTLFSQQTGKPLRYDRLLAPVDGFAEAVAAFVADGGLGLNVTVPFKLDAYALAAGRLSSRARLAGAVNTLSWRDGAWHGCNTDGVGLVSDLLRLGLRLTGASVLLVGAGGAARGVLQPLAEAGCARIHIVNRTAARAEELAAAWRESGVSPQTQVTAGALADAATAGGWNLVVNATASGLQNAAPDLPRGLYAAGAAGYDMMYGAQPTAFMKQAEADGAALTADGLGMLVGQAAESFFIWHGLRPDPAPVLAALREALVAGR; via the coding sequence ATGACCGAGGCGAATTCCCTAGCCCGCTACGCCGTCATCGGCAATCCCATCGCGCACAGTCGCTCGCCTCAGATCCACACCTTGTTTTCACAGCAGACCGGCAAACCGCTGCGCTACGATCGCCTGCTGGCGCCGGTGGACGGCTTTGCCGAAGCCGTCGCCGCGTTCGTGGCCGACGGCGGGCTGGGCCTGAATGTAACGGTGCCGTTCAAGCTCGACGCCTATGCGCTGGCGGCCGGCCGCCTGTCCAGCCGCGCCCGGCTGGCCGGCGCGGTCAACACCCTGTCCTGGCGCGATGGCGCCTGGCACGGCTGCAATACCGACGGCGTGGGCCTGGTGTCCGACCTGCTGCGCCTGGGGCTGCGCCTCACCGGCGCGTCCGTGCTGCTGGTCGGCGCGGGCGGAGCCGCCCGCGGCGTGCTGCAACCGCTGGCCGAGGCGGGCTGCGCCCGCATCCATATCGTCAACCGCACGGCCGCCCGCGCCGAGGAACTGGCCGCCGCCTGGCGCGAGAGCGGCGTGTCGCCCCAGACCCAGGTCACGGCGGGCGCGCTGGCGGACGCCGCCACGGCCGGCGGCTGGAACCTGGTCGTCAACGCCACCGCCAGCGGACTGCAGAATGCCGCCCCCGACCTTCCCCGCGGCCTGTACGCGGCCGGCGCCGCCGGCTACGACATGATGTACGGCGCCCAGCCCACCGCCTTCATGAAACAGGCCGAGGCCGACGGCGCGGCGCTGACGGCCGACGGCCTGGGCATGCTCGTGGGCCAGGCCGCCGAGAGCTTCTTCATCTGGCACGGCTTGCGGCCCGACCCCGCTCCGGTGCTGGCGGCGCTGCGCGAGGCGCTCGTGGCGGGACGCTGA
- a CDS encoding symmetrical bis(5'-nucleosyl)-tetraphosphatase, with protein MNGSIWMIGDVQGCCSPLDRLLSHPELVGDPQSRFWFAGDLVNRGPQSLETLRRIIDLGDRATVVLGNHDLHLLAAAAGVRKPSKSDTLEDVLRAPDSADLINWLRFRPLAHFEQGHLLVHAGTLAKWDVAKTLALAGEVQDALRGPNWQKALQKMYGNEPATWKEDHKGGKRMRVIINALTRIRLCTPNGHMEFATKVTPGAWPPGLVPWFDVPNRATRNVTTVFGHWSTLGLLQRPDVICLDTGCVWGGSLTALRLQDRKLVQIKCSQFQNPLSE; from the coding sequence ATGAACGGCAGTATCTGGATGATCGGCGACGTGCAGGGTTGCTGCTCGCCGCTGGATCGCTTGCTGTCCCACCCCGAACTGGTCGGCGACCCCCAATCGCGCTTCTGGTTCGCCGGGGATCTGGTCAACCGCGGTCCGCAGTCGCTCGAGACCCTGCGTCGTATCATCGACCTGGGCGATCGCGCGACCGTGGTGCTGGGCAACCATGACCTGCACCTGCTGGCCGCGGCCGCCGGCGTGCGCAAGCCGTCCAAGTCCGACACGCTCGAGGATGTCCTCCGGGCGCCGGATTCGGCCGACCTGATCAATTGGCTGCGGTTCCGTCCCCTGGCGCATTTCGAGCAAGGCCACCTCCTGGTCCATGCGGGCACGCTGGCCAAGTGGGATGTCGCCAAGACGCTGGCCCTGGCCGGCGAGGTCCAGGACGCGCTGCGCGGGCCGAATTGGCAAAAGGCGCTGCAAAAGATGTACGGCAACGAGCCGGCCACGTGGAAGGAAGACCACAAGGGCGGCAAGCGGATGCGGGTCATCATCAATGCGCTGACGCGTATCCGCCTGTGCACGCCGAACGGGCACATGGAATTCGCCACCAAGGTGACGCCGGGCGCCTGGCCGCCAGGGCTGGTCCCCTGGTTCGACGTCCCCAATCGCGCAACGCGCAATGTGACGACTGTCTTCGGCCATTGGTCGACCCTGGGACTGCTGCAGCGCCCGGACGTCATCTGCCTGGACACCGGCTGCGTGTGGGGGGGATCGTTGACGGCGTTGCGGTTGCAGGATCGGAAGCTGGTGCAGATCAAGTGTTCGCAGTTTCAGAATCCGTTGTCTGAGTGA
- the lptG gene encoding LPS export ABC transporter permease LptG: MRTARRYLAREIYRSCAVVLLALLGLFTFFALVDDLDNVGDKFSLMALLYMQALAIPTRLYDLLPIGLLIGAILALAGLAQRNELVILRVSGVSGMRLLRMLWIVTIPLMIGAGLLSEYVTPWAEMKTGEANLMFRGKAGGDRLKSGYWFKEPTANGGTRIINIAELKGDGQVSGVTLYEFKKDLTLSVLSTAPSGLFAHGDLVLKDVAETRLDAEAAEALANARPPKNPPATVVKLPERTVDTTLSAERLLARVLTPERMSIVTLLDYVDYLRNNQLQYGRQVVALWRKLAYPFTLLVMITIAAPIGLMQTRRGGVGAKVFLGILLGVGFFMLNQLALNVGMLGKWPPWLTALGPNLGAMILALGAMSYMEYRHTITRIVQQRWPWSKSPA; the protein is encoded by the coding sequence ATGCGTACCGCACGTCGCTACCTGGCCCGCGAGATCTATCGCTCTTGCGCAGTGGTCCTTCTGGCCCTGCTCGGCCTTTTCACGTTCTTCGCACTGGTGGACGACCTGGACAACGTGGGCGACAAGTTCTCCCTGATGGCCCTGCTCTACATGCAGGCGCTGGCGATCCCCACCCGTCTCTACGACCTGCTGCCCATCGGACTGCTGATCGGCGCCATTCTGGCGCTGGCCGGGCTGGCCCAGCGCAACGAACTCGTCATCCTGCGGGTGTCCGGCGTGAGCGGCATGCGCCTGCTGCGGATGCTGTGGATCGTCACGATCCCGCTGATGATCGGCGCGGGCCTGTTGTCCGAATACGTCACGCCGTGGGCCGAGATGAAAACCGGCGAAGCCAACCTGATGTTCCGCGGCAAGGCCGGCGGGGACCGCCTGAAGAGCGGCTATTGGTTCAAGGAACCCACCGCCAACGGCGGCACGCGCATCATCAACATCGCCGAACTGAAGGGCGACGGCCAGGTGAGCGGCGTGACCCTCTACGAATTCAAGAAAGACCTGACGCTGTCCGTGCTGTCCACGGCCCCCTCGGGCCTGTTCGCGCATGGCGACCTGGTGCTAAAGGACGTGGCCGAGACGCGCCTGGACGCCGAGGCCGCCGAGGCCCTGGCCAACGCGCGCCCGCCGAAGAATCCGCCCGCCACCGTGGTGAAGCTGCCCGAGCGCACGGTGGACACCACGCTGAGCGCCGAACGCCTGCTGGCGCGCGTTCTGACCCCGGAACGCATGTCCATCGTCACGCTGCTGGACTACGTGGACTATTTGCGCAACAACCAGCTGCAATACGGTCGACAGGTTGTCGCCTTGTGGCGCAAACTGGCTTATCCATTCACCCTGCTGGTCATGATCACGATCGCTGCTCCCATCGGACTGATGCAGACCCGCCGCGGCGGCGTCGGCGCCAAGGTTTTCCTGGGCATTCTGCTGGGCGTGGGCTTCTTCATGCTGAACCAGCTGGCCCTCAACGTGGGCATGCTGGGCAAGTGGCCTCCCTGGCTGACCGCCCTGGGCCCGAATCTGGGCGCGATGATCCTGGCGCTGGGCGCCATGAGCTACATGGAATACCGCCACACCATTACCCGTATCGTCCAACAACGTTGGCCTTGGAGTAAGAGTCCCGCATGA
- the mtgA gene encoding monofunctional biosynthetic peptidoglycan transglycosylase, with product MATRTGRSWFRITTGILMALVCAVLLYQFWLFAQVVWYNYQNPGSSAIMREELSRLREGNPAFELKYEWVPYDKINRTLKRAVVASEDSNFTEHDGIEWDAIRKAWEYNQKQEEAGRTKMRGGSTITQQLAKNLFLSGSRSYLRKGQELVLTYMIEHVMSKERILELYLNVAEWGVGVFGAQAAAKHYFNTSAANLGASQSARLAAMLPNPRFYDSHRSSNYLNSRVGTLTRRMQMVDIP from the coding sequence ATGGCGACGCGCACAGGCCGCTCCTGGTTTCGCATCACCACCGGCATACTGATGGCGCTGGTGTGCGCGGTCCTGCTGTATCAGTTCTGGCTGTTCGCCCAGGTCGTCTGGTACAACTACCAGAACCCCGGCAGCAGCGCGATCATGCGCGAAGAGCTGTCTCGCCTGCGCGAAGGCAATCCGGCCTTCGAGCTGAAATACGAATGGGTGCCTTACGACAAGATCAACCGCACGCTCAAGCGCGCGGTGGTCGCCTCGGAAGACTCCAATTTCACCGAGCACGACGGCATCGAATGGGACGCCATCCGCAAGGCCTGGGAATACAACCAGAAGCAGGAGGAAGCCGGGCGCACCAAGATGCGCGGCGGTTCCACCATTACCCAGCAGCTGGCCAAGAACCTGTTCCTGTCCGGTTCCCGCAGCTACCTGCGCAAGGGCCAGGAACTCGTCCTGACCTACATGATCGAACACGTCATGAGCAAGGAGCGGATCCTGGAGCTGTATCTGAACGTGGCTGAATGGGGCGTGGGCGTGTTCGGCGCCCAGGCCGCCGCCAAGCATTATTTCAATACTTCCGCCGCCAATCTGGGGGCCAGCCAGTCGGCCCGGCTGGCGGCCATGCTGCCCAACCCGCGCTTCTACGACAGCCACCGCAGCTCCAACTACCTGAACTCCCGGGTCGGCACCCTGACGCGCCGGATGCAGATGGTTGATATCCCCTGA
- a CDS encoding lysophospholipid acyltransferase family protein: MKLLRFVLRLSLVLPLIVFGLLCVGLVYPLMRPAARARLNRRWSRWLMAACGLRVVFKGEPRLAGPVLLVANHVSWIDIFVLNSARATSFVAKSEIRSWPVIGWLVAGAGTLFIERGQRHAVHAMGESMQARFKQGDAVGLFPEGTTTEGFELLPFHASLFEPARSAAIEIQPVALRFLQHGERSGYAAFVGEESLVANLWRVLGVTGLAVEVVFLPPLAARHPDGSLPTRLELSHQARDAILSAL, encoded by the coding sequence TTGAAGCTGCTGCGCTTTGTCTTACGCCTGAGCCTTGTCCTGCCCTTGATCGTCTTCGGCCTGCTCTGCGTGGGCCTGGTGTATCCCCTGATGCGGCCCGCCGCAAGGGCCAGGCTGAACCGGCGCTGGTCGCGCTGGCTGATGGCGGCCTGTGGACTGCGGGTCGTCTTCAAGGGCGAGCCGCGCCTGGCGGGTCCGGTGCTGCTGGTGGCCAACCATGTCTCGTGGATCGATATCTTCGTGCTGAATTCGGCGCGCGCCACGTCGTTCGTCGCCAAGAGCGAGATCCGCAGCTGGCCCGTCATCGGCTGGCTGGTGGCCGGCGCCGGCACGCTGTTCATCGAACGCGGCCAGCGCCACGCGGTCCACGCGATGGGCGAGTCGATGCAAGCCCGTTTCAAGCAGGGCGACGCCGTCGGCCTGTTCCCCGAGGGCACGACGACCGAAGGTTTCGAGCTCCTCCCTTTTCACGCCAGCCTGTTTGAACCGGCTCGCTCCGCGGCCATCGAAATCCAACCGGTGGCCCTGCGTTTTCTTCAGCACGGCGAGCGCAGCGGTTATGCGGCGTTCGTGGGGGAGGAGTCGCTGGTGGCTAATCTTTGGCGGGTGCTGGGGGTGACGGGCCTGGCGGTCGAGGTGGTGTTCTTGCCGCCGTTGGCGGCTCGGCATCCGGATGGGAGTCTGCCTACTCGGCTGGAGTTGTCTCATCAGGCTCGGGATGCGATTCTGAGTGCGCTTTGA